A part of Jiangella alba genomic DNA contains:
- a CDS encoding dihydrofolate reductase family protein, protein MGRIIVIENVSLDGVMQAPAAPQEDTRGGFAHGGWGAPYADEVAMREMSEGMAQGEQGGPLLFGRVTYQQFEGFWPKQTDGNPFTPVLNAATKYVVSSTLSEPLTWENSVLVRGGELAAVKEREPRDIGVLGSGELVQTLLRLDLVDRFVLSIHPLVLGDGARLFRDGAQLAAFDLVKSVPTTTGVIIATYDRAR, encoded by the coding sequence ATGGGCCGGATCATCGTCATCGAGAACGTCAGCCTGGACGGCGTCATGCAGGCGCCGGCCGCGCCGCAGGAGGACACCCGCGGCGGCTTCGCCCACGGCGGCTGGGGCGCACCATACGCCGACGAGGTCGCGATGCGGGAGATGAGCGAGGGGATGGCGCAGGGCGAGCAGGGCGGTCCGCTGCTGTTCGGCCGCGTCACGTACCAGCAGTTCGAGGGGTTCTGGCCGAAGCAGACCGACGGCAACCCGTTCACGCCGGTGCTGAACGCCGCCACCAAGTACGTCGTGTCCAGCACCCTGAGCGAGCCGCTGACCTGGGAGAACTCCGTCCTCGTCCGCGGCGGCGAGCTGGCCGCCGTCAAGGAGCGCGAGCCGCGCGACATCGGCGTGCTGGGCAGCGGCGAACTGGTGCAGACGCTGCTCCGCCTCGACCTCGTCGACCGCTTCGTCCTGTCCATCCATCCGCTCGTCCTCGGCGACGGCGCCCGGCTCTTCCGCGACGGCGCCCAGCTGGCGGCGTTCGACCTGGTGAAGTCGGTGCCGACCACGACCGGCGTCATCATCGCGACGTACGACCGCGCCCGCTGA
- a CDS encoding SigE family RNA polymerase sigma factor → MAADSTDFDEFYNATHRRVLHQMYAMTGNLADAQECTQEAYARAWQRWKTVSQASSPEAWIRTVAWRIAASRWRKAKNGVTALVKHGVPDHSPSPDPDHVALVTALKQIPESQRQAIVLHHLVGMSVDDIAAETGAPSGTIKARLSRGRAALAHLLTDSGDAAGLPAGGEAS, encoded by the coding sequence ATGGCCGCCGACAGCACCGACTTCGACGAGTTCTACAACGCCACCCACCGCCGCGTCCTGCACCAGATGTACGCCATGACCGGCAACCTCGCCGACGCACAGGAGTGCACGCAGGAGGCGTACGCCCGGGCGTGGCAGCGGTGGAAGACGGTCAGCCAGGCGAGCAGCCCGGAGGCCTGGATCCGCACCGTCGCCTGGCGCATCGCCGCCAGCCGCTGGCGCAAGGCGAAGAACGGCGTCACGGCGCTGGTCAAGCACGGAGTGCCGGACCACTCGCCGTCGCCTGACCCCGACCACGTCGCGCTGGTCACGGCGCTCAAGCAGATCCCGGAGAGCCAGCGGCAGGCGATCGTCCTGCACCACCTGGTCGGGATGAGCGTCGACGACATCGCGGCCGAGACGGGCGCGCCGTCGGGGACCATCAAGGCGCGCCTGTCGCGGGGGCGGGCGGCGCTGGCACACCTGCTCACCGACAGCGGCGACGCCGCGGGATTACCGGCGGGAGGTGAAGCGTCGTGA
- a CDS encoding DUF5302 domain-containing protein yields MAAKKSGGNDDLKAKMREALERKKSADHEHPDDQASGTGPSHEDAAKTQRMFRRKSG; encoded by the coding sequence ATGGCAGCCAAGAAGTCCGGCGGTAACGACGATCTCAAGGCCAAGATGCGCGAGGCCTTGGAGCGGAAGAAGTCCGCCGATCACGAGCACCCGGACGACCAAGCGTCCGGCACCGGCCCGTCCCACGAGGACGCGGCGAAGACCCAGCGGATGTTCCGCCGCAAGAGCGGCTGA
- the purH gene encoding bifunctional phosphoribosylaminoimidazolecarboxamide formyltransferase/IMP cyclohydrolase translates to MSEARTPIRRALISVYDKTGLEELARGLHAAGVAIVSTGSTAARIAAAGVPVTAVEELTGFPECLDGRVKTLHPNVHAGLLADVRLENHRTQLDELGIEPFQLLVSNLYPFAQTVASGAGPDEVIEQIDIGGPSMVRGAAKNHANVAVVVDPARYGEVLAAVEAGGFTLGERQRLALQAFTHTATYDVHVASWLGSVVAPPADGTVFPEWAGGTWERSAVLRYGENPHQAAALYRSGFGAPGLAGAEQLHGKEMSYNNYVDADAAWRSAHDFAEPAVAIIKHANPCGIAVGADIADAHRKANATDPVSAYGGVIAANRPVTAEAAELIATIFTEVVVAPDFEPGALELLTQKKNVRLLRVAGSAAAPVETRSISGGLLMQQADRVDAPGDDPATWTLAAGSPADDATLADLAFAWRAVRSVKSNAILLASGGAAVGVGMGQVNRVDSARLAVTRAGDRAAGSVGASDAFFPFADGLQVLTDAGVRAIVQPGGSVRDEEVVAAAREAGVTMYFTGTRHFFH, encoded by the coding sequence GTGAGCGAGGCCCGTACGCCGATCCGGCGCGCGCTGATCAGCGTCTACGACAAGACGGGGCTGGAGGAGCTGGCCCGCGGCCTGCACGCGGCCGGTGTCGCGATCGTCTCGACGGGATCGACGGCGGCCCGCATCGCCGCCGCGGGCGTGCCGGTGACCGCCGTCGAGGAACTGACCGGGTTCCCCGAGTGCCTCGACGGCCGGGTCAAGACGCTGCACCCGAACGTGCACGCCGGCCTGCTCGCCGACGTCCGCCTGGAGAACCACCGCACCCAGCTCGACGAGTTGGGCATCGAGCCGTTCCAGCTGCTGGTGAGCAACCTGTACCCGTTCGCGCAGACGGTCGCCTCGGGCGCCGGCCCGGACGAGGTGATCGAGCAGATCGACATCGGCGGCCCGTCGATGGTCCGCGGCGCGGCGAAGAACCACGCCAACGTCGCCGTCGTCGTCGACCCCGCCCGCTACGGCGAGGTGCTGGCCGCCGTCGAGGCCGGCGGGTTCACGCTGGGCGAGCGGCAGCGGCTGGCGCTGCAGGCGTTCACCCACACCGCCACCTACGACGTGCACGTGGCGTCCTGGCTGGGCAGCGTCGTCGCGCCGCCGGCCGACGGCACCGTCTTCCCCGAGTGGGCCGGCGGCACGTGGGAGCGCAGCGCCGTCCTCCGGTACGGCGAGAACCCGCACCAGGCCGCGGCGCTCTACCGCAGCGGCTTCGGCGCGCCCGGGCTGGCCGGTGCGGAGCAGCTGCACGGCAAGGAGATGTCGTACAACAACTACGTCGACGCCGACGCCGCGTGGCGCTCGGCGCACGACTTCGCCGAGCCGGCCGTCGCGATCATCAAGCACGCCAACCCGTGCGGCATCGCCGTCGGCGCCGACATCGCCGACGCGCACCGCAAGGCCAACGCGACCGACCCGGTGTCGGCGTACGGCGGCGTCATCGCGGCGAACCGGCCGGTGACCGCCGAGGCGGCGGAGCTGATCGCGACCATCTTCACCGAGGTCGTCGTCGCGCCCGACTTCGAGCCCGGTGCGCTGGAGCTGCTGACGCAGAAGAAGAACGTGCGCCTGCTGCGGGTGGCGGGCTCGGCCGCCGCGCCGGTCGAGACCCGGTCGATCTCCGGTGGCCTGCTCATGCAGCAGGCCGACCGCGTCGACGCGCCCGGCGACGACCCCGCGACGTGGACGCTGGCCGCCGGTTCGCCGGCCGACGACGCGACGCTGGCCGATCTCGCGTTCGCCTGGCGGGCGGTGCGCTCGGTCAAGAGCAACGCGATCCTGCTGGCCAGCGGCGGCGCCGCCGTCGGCGTCGGCATGGGCCAGGTCAACCGCGTCGACTCCGCCCGGCTCGCGGTGACCCGCGCCGGCGACCGCGCCGCCGGCTCCGTCGGCGCCTCCGACGCGTTCTTCCCCTTCGCCGACGGCCTGCAGGTGCTCACCGACGCCGGCGTCCGCGCCATCGTCCAGCCGGGCGGCTCGGTGCGCGACGAGGAGGTCGTGGCGGCCGCCCGCGAGGCCGGCGTGACCATGTACTTCACCGGCACGCGGCACTTCTTCCACTGA
- the kynU gene encoding kynureninase, with product MERTDAEALDRDDPLARLRDRFDLPDGLIYLDGNSLGPLPRGVAERVGRLVGAEWRDDLITSWNAHGWYDLPATVGAKLERLLGAEPGTVTVGDSTSVQLFKLLVAGARLRPDRRVVVTEPGNFPTDSYVIDGVARLLGLSVRWWSASSEPLSDVLDDDVAVVSLCHVDYRLGRMHDGAAVTRAVHDAGAVVLWDLCHSAGAVAVDLAGWAADLAVGCGYKYLNGGPGAPAFGYVAPRWLGVVEQPITGWFGHATPFALERDYRPADGVRRLLSGTTPVIGTAVLDTALDAFDGVAMADVRRKSLALTDLFLTLAAERLASFGVEAEVPRDHAARGSQLCLRLPEAYGFVQALVARRVVGDFREPDLARFGVAPLYTRFADVYDAVEHMAAVLAAGEHRRPENVARAAVT from the coding sequence ATGGAGCGCACCGACGCCGAGGCCCTCGACCGCGACGACCCGCTGGCGCGGCTGCGCGACCGGTTCGACCTGCCGGACGGGCTGATCTACCTCGACGGCAACTCGCTCGGCCCGCTGCCCCGCGGCGTGGCCGAGCGGGTGGGCCGGCTGGTCGGCGCCGAGTGGCGCGACGACCTCATCACGTCGTGGAACGCGCACGGCTGGTACGACCTCCCGGCGACGGTCGGCGCGAAGCTCGAGCGGCTGCTCGGCGCCGAGCCCGGCACCGTCACCGTCGGCGACTCCACCAGCGTGCAACTGTTCAAGCTGCTGGTGGCGGGCGCGCGGCTGCGGCCGGACCGCCGGGTCGTCGTCACCGAACCGGGCAACTTCCCCACCGACTCCTACGTCATCGACGGCGTCGCGCGGCTGCTCGGCCTGTCGGTGCGCTGGTGGTCCGCCTCGTCGGAGCCGTTGAGCGACGTCCTGGACGACGACGTCGCCGTCGTCTCGCTCTGCCACGTCGACTACCGGCTGGGGCGCATGCACGACGGCGCCGCCGTCACCCGGGCGGTGCACGACGCCGGCGCCGTGGTGCTCTGGGACCTCTGCCACTCAGCCGGCGCCGTCGCCGTCGACCTCGCCGGGTGGGCCGCCGACCTCGCCGTGGGCTGCGGCTACAAGTACCTCAACGGCGGGCCCGGCGCGCCCGCGTTCGGCTACGTCGCGCCGCGCTGGCTGGGCGTCGTCGAGCAGCCGATCACCGGCTGGTTCGGGCACGCGACACCGTTCGCGCTGGAACGCGACTACCGGCCGGCCGACGGCGTGCGGCGGCTGCTCAGCGGCACGACGCCGGTCATCGGGACGGCGGTCCTCGACACCGCGCTGGACGCGTTCGACGGCGTCGCGATGGCGGACGTGCGGCGCAAGTCGCTGGCGCTCACCGACCTGTTCCTGACGCTCGCGGCTGAGCGGCTCGCGTCGTTCGGCGTCGAGGCCGAGGTACCGCGCGACCACGCCGCCCGCGGCTCGCAGCTGTGCCTGCGGCTGCCCGAGGCGTACGGGTTCGTGCAGGCCCTCGTCGCCCGCCGCGTCGTCGGCGACTTCCGCGAGCCCGACCTCGCCCGCTTCGGCGTCGCGCCGCTCTACACCCGCTTCGCCGACGTGTACGACGCGGTCGAGCACATGGCCGCCGTCCTGGCCGCCGGCGAGCACCGCCGCCCCGAGAACGTCGCCCGCGCCGCCGTCACCTGA
- the purN gene encoding phosphoribosylglycinamide formyltransferase produces the protein MTCRIVVLVSGTGSNLAALLDACADPSYGATVVAVGADRDGIRALDLAAEAGVPTFVERVKDHPERADWDRTLAERTAEHAPDLIVSAGFLKLVGPAFLSRFGDRYLNTHNALLPSFPGIHGPRDALAYGVKVTGATLFFVDEGVDTGPIVAQVAVPVHDDDTEDTLTERIKVAERAQLVDHVGRLAREGWTITERKVTIP, from the coding sequence GTGACCTGCCGGATCGTGGTGCTGGTCTCGGGTACCGGCAGCAACCTCGCCGCCCTGCTCGACGCGTGCGCCGACCCCTCCTACGGTGCGACGGTGGTGGCCGTCGGCGCCGACCGTGACGGTATCCGCGCCCTCGACCTCGCCGCCGAGGCCGGCGTGCCGACGTTCGTCGAGCGGGTGAAGGACCACCCCGAGCGCGCCGACTGGGACCGCACGCTGGCCGAGCGGACCGCCGAGCACGCCCCCGACCTCATCGTGTCGGCGGGCTTCCTCAAGCTGGTCGGGCCGGCCTTCCTGAGCCGGTTCGGCGACCGCTACCTCAACACCCACAACGCGCTGCTGCCGTCGTTCCCGGGCATCCACGGCCCCCGCGACGCGCTCGCCTACGGCGTCAAGGTCACCGGCGCCACGCTGTTCTTCGTCGACGAAGGGGTCGACACCGGCCCGATCGTCGCGCAGGTCGCCGTCCCGGTGCACGACGACGACACCGAGGACACCCTCACCGAGCGCATCAAGGTCGCCGAGCGCGCCCAGCTGGTCGACCACGTCGGCCGGCTGGCCCGCGAGGGCTGGACCATCACCGAGAGAAAGGTCACCATCCCGTGA
- a CDS encoding sigma factor-like helix-turn-helix DNA-binding protein, with protein MREPAEFDAFYDATSRRVLHQLYALTGDLGRARECTQEAYARAWRHWPAVTAATSPEAWVRGTAWRLASGRWRRGGRLAAAPPGTGSADLVAALLRLPEKQRYAIVVRYLAGAAVADIAAETGTSVATVENRLAKAHATLTRILPGDIAALTGGHRV; from the coding sequence ATGCGCGAGCCCGCGGAGTTCGACGCGTTCTACGACGCCACGAGCCGGCGTGTGCTGCACCAGCTCTACGCGCTGACCGGAGACCTCGGCCGGGCCCGCGAGTGCACCCAGGAGGCGTACGCGCGGGCCTGGCGCCACTGGCCCGCCGTCACGGCCGCGACCAGCCCGGAAGCCTGGGTCCGCGGCACCGCCTGGCGGCTGGCGTCGGGACGGTGGCGGCGCGGCGGGCGGCTGGCGGCGGCGCCACCCGGCACCGGGTCCGCGGACCTCGTCGCGGCGCTGCTCCGGCTGCCGGAGAAACAGCGCTACGCGATCGTCGTCCGGTATCTCGCCGGTGCGGCCGTCGCCGACATCGCGGCCGAGACCGGAACGTCCGTCGCGACCGTCGAGAACCGCCTCGCGAAGGCGCATGCCACCCTGACTCGCATTCTCCCCGGCGACATCGCCGCACTCACCGGAGGCCACCGTGTCTGA
- a CDS encoding DUF6350 family protein, which yields MADLLTRPLLRRDEPAWGSRVPWLAAIVATAWALLAGFALCVLPGVAVWIAEGAVGPLGDPLRFASQAWLTAHHAGLDVGGGSFTLAPLGLTLLFVLLLHRSARWAAHSAGVATSRGAVAVVVPAVVTYVVGAGIIAALSTSHDVAGDPFEAVLWAALWSGAAVTTGVAHESGLLADWWWRVPPLMRAALAGAGVAVAGLVGVGAVLMGVSLVAHTGRIGDLATALDAGPLGATLLIVGCALLVPNLVVWSAAFALGPGFAVGTATSVAPDGVTLGLVPAVPVFGALPSDLPGSLTWLVVAGPVLAGLLAGLMVHRRLGPVPEPGLDADFDADPGEDGGDDDGGVALGPALGVAAGAGAIAAVAMAVLALLSGGSAGAERLTALGPVPWEVAAATFGLVTVPALVVVLVLRFRRTPADAADEDEADEDEDEADDTEHTADGAAHAADADPVDRAATTGEGEPVPVREEEPPPPPPEN from the coding sequence GTGGCCGACCTGCTGACCCGACCGCTGCTCCGGCGCGATGAGCCGGCGTGGGGGTCGCGGGTCCCGTGGCTGGCGGCCATCGTCGCGACGGCCTGGGCGCTGCTGGCCGGGTTCGCCCTGTGCGTGCTGCCGGGCGTGGCGGTGTGGATCGCCGAGGGCGCGGTCGGCCCGCTGGGCGATCCGCTGCGGTTCGCCTCCCAGGCCTGGCTGACGGCGCACCACGCCGGCCTCGACGTCGGCGGCGGGTCGTTCACGCTGGCCCCGCTCGGCCTCACGCTGCTGTTCGTGCTGCTGCTGCACCGGTCGGCCAGGTGGGCGGCGCACTCGGCCGGGGTCGCGACGTCGCGCGGCGCGGTCGCCGTCGTCGTGCCGGCCGTGGTCACGTACGTCGTGGGCGCGGGGATCATCGCGGCGCTGTCGACCAGCCACGACGTCGCGGGCGACCCGTTCGAGGCCGTCCTGTGGGCGGCGCTGTGGTCGGGCGCCGCCGTGACGACCGGGGTGGCGCACGAATCCGGACTGCTGGCCGACTGGTGGTGGCGGGTGCCACCTCTGATGCGCGCGGCACTGGCCGGCGCGGGCGTGGCGGTGGCGGGGCTGGTCGGTGTGGGCGCTGTGCTGATGGGGGTCAGCCTCGTCGCCCACACCGGCCGGATCGGGGACCTCGCCACCGCCCTGGACGCCGGCCCGCTCGGCGCGACGCTGCTGATCGTGGGCTGCGCGCTGCTGGTGCCGAACCTGGTGGTGTGGTCCGCGGCGTTCGCGCTCGGACCCGGCTTCGCGGTCGGGACGGCGACCTCGGTGGCGCCGGACGGGGTCACGCTCGGCCTGGTGCCCGCGGTCCCGGTGTTCGGCGCGCTGCCGTCGGACCTGCCCGGCTCGCTCACGTGGCTGGTGGTGGCCGGCCCGGTGCTGGCGGGCCTGCTGGCCGGGTTGATGGTGCACCGGCGGCTCGGCCCGGTCCCGGAGCCCGGCCTCGACGCCGACTTCGACGCCGACCCGGGCGAGGATGGCGGAGACGACGACGGCGGCGTGGCGCTGGGCCCGGCGCTCGGCGTGGCGGCCGGGGCCGGCGCGATCGCGGCGGTCGCGATGGCCGTGCTGGCGCTGCTGTCGGGCGGGTCGGCCGGCGCGGAGCGGCTGACGGCGCTCGGCCCGGTGCCGTGGGAGGTGGCGGCGGCGACGTTCGGCCTCGTCACGGTGCCCGCCCTCGTGGTCGTGCTGGTGCTGCGGTTCCGTCGCACACCGGCCGACGCGGCCGACGAGGACGAGGCGGACGAGGACGAGGACGAGGCGGACGACACGGAGCACACGGCGGACGGCGCGGCGCATGCGGCGGACGCCGACCCGGTGGACCGGGCCGCAACCACAGGAGAGGGTGAGCCGGTCCCCGTAAGAGAAGAGGAACCACCACCCCCGCCACCAGAGAACTAG
- a CDS encoding SH3 domain-containing protein: MSADEVVAAADHEIPDRRPIQVGPGDVVEVGERDTTWPAFVFVTTPSGSGWVPERQLSDDRPRATVLRHYDTQELPVSAGEALTVTADDPESGWSWCVNAAGRAGWVPHSALRRRATT; encoded by the coding sequence GTGTCCGCCGACGAGGTCGTGGCCGCCGCAGATCACGAGATCCCCGACCGCCGCCCGATCCAGGTCGGCCCGGGCGACGTCGTCGAGGTGGGCGAGCGCGACACGACCTGGCCGGCGTTCGTGTTCGTCACGACGCCGTCCGGGTCCGGCTGGGTGCCCGAACGGCAGCTGAGCGACGACCGGCCGCGGGCCACCGTCCTGCGGCACTACGACACCCAGGAGCTGCCGGTGAGCGCCGGAGAGGCGCTGACGGTCACGGCAGACGACCCCGAGTCGGGTTGGAGCTGGTGTGTCAACGCCGCTGGTCGAGCCGGGTGGGTGCCGCACTCGGCGCTCCGCCGTCGCGCCACGACCTGA
- a CDS encoding bifunctional methylenetetrahydrofolate dehydrogenase/methenyltetrahydrofolate cyclohydrolase: MSAKILDGKNTAATIRSELTARVKALGERGIVPGLGTVLVGDDPGSHAYVAGKHRDCAEVGVESLQVELPATATQAEVEAAVAQLNDDPACHGFIVQLPLPKGLDDERVLSAIDPVKDADGLHPQNLGKLVLMQPAPLPCTPRGCLELLRRYDVPTDGAEMVVVGRGVTAGRPMGLLFSRRSENATVTICHTGTRDLAATVRRADIVIAAAGVPGLLTADMVKPGAAVLDVGITRVVGPDGKGRYTGDVAPEVREVAGYLAPMPGGIGPMTRAMLLANVVEAAEAAVPA; encoded by the coding sequence GTGAGCGCGAAGATTCTCGACGGCAAGAACACGGCGGCCACCATCCGTTCCGAGCTCACCGCCCGGGTCAAGGCCCTGGGCGAGCGGGGCATCGTCCCGGGGCTGGGCACGGTCCTGGTCGGCGACGACCCCGGCAGCCATGCGTACGTCGCCGGCAAGCATCGCGACTGCGCCGAGGTCGGCGTCGAGTCCCTGCAGGTCGAGCTGCCCGCCACGGCTACCCAGGCCGAGGTCGAGGCGGCCGTCGCCCAGCTCAACGACGACCCCGCGTGTCACGGCTTCATCGTCCAGCTGCCACTGCCGAAGGGCCTGGACGACGAGCGGGTGCTGTCGGCCATCGACCCCGTCAAGGACGCCGACGGGCTGCACCCGCAGAACCTCGGCAAGCTGGTGCTCATGCAGCCGGCGCCGCTGCCCTGCACCCCGCGCGGCTGCCTCGAGCTGCTGCGCCGCTACGACGTCCCCACCGACGGCGCCGAGATGGTGGTCGTCGGGCGCGGGGTCACCGCGGGCCGCCCGATGGGCCTGCTGTTCTCGCGTCGCAGCGAGAACGCCACCGTCACCATCTGCCACACCGGCACCCGCGACCTCGCCGCCACCGTGCGGCGCGCCGACATCGTCATCGCCGCGGCCGGGGTGCCGGGGCTGCTCACTGCCGACATGGTCAAGCCGGGGGCGGCCGTCCTCGACGTCGGCATCACCCGCGTCGTCGGTCCTGACGGCAAGGGCCGCTACACCGGCGACGTCGCGCCCGAGGTGCGCGAAGTGGCCGGGTATCTCGCGCCGATGCCCGGCGGCATCGGCCCCATGACTCGTGCAATGCTGTTGGCCAACGTCGTGGAGGCGGCCGAGGCCGCCGTCCCCGCGTAG